In Lodderomyces elongisporus chromosome 1, complete sequence, a genomic segment contains:
- the HNT1 gene encoding Adenosine 5'-monophosphoramidase (BUSCO:EOG092658WY) yields the protein MAASNASCIFCKIIKGEIPSLKLIETKLSYSFLDIQPTAEGHVLVIPKYHGAKLHNIPDEYLSDILPVVKKLTHVLKLDDNNTPEGEGYNILQNNGRIAHQVVDHVHFHLIPKRDEETGLGVGWPAQETNFDKLNKLHEKLKKELEQYETEKL from the coding sequence ATGGCAGCATCAAACGCTTCTTGtatcttttgcaaaatcaTCAAGGGAGAAATTCCCTCATTAAAGCTTATCGAGACCAAATTGAGCTACTCGTTTTTGGATATTCAACCAACCGCTGAAGGTCACGTATTGGTTATTCCAAAATACCATGGTGCTAAACTACACAATATTCCAGATGAATACTTGAGTGACATCTTACCTGTGGTTAAGAAATTGACACATGTCTTGAAATTGGATGACAATAACACTCCTGAGGGCGAAGGTTACAATATCTTGCAAAACAATGGAAGAATTGCTCACCAAGTGGTCGATCAcgtccatttccatttgatTCCTAAGAGAGATGAAGAAACAGGATTGGGTGTTGGCTGGCCTGCCcaagaaacaaactttGACAAGCTAAACAAGTTGCatgagaaattgaagaaagaattgGAACAATATGAAACTGAGAAATTGTAA
- the SFT2 gene encoding protein transport protein sft2 — MANGNTENIFRQSFQNWNARTTYSTNSSSRGNSGRAQPILTEWSDYIKSGTNDLYSRLPTSVQDAVSSNSASAPAQEPSWFQLSRLERLIGFGCCLGASMLCFVLCFFMFPVLALRPRKFGLLWSGGSLLFVVSFGVLQGPYSYIGHLLSRERIVFTVVFFSSILLTIYSSVVLKSSILTIFTSIIEILAVLYYTVSYFPFGASTLTFFTSYIMGYVGGLIGGFL; from the coding sequence TTCGACAACTGTTTCAGAACTGGAACGCAAGAACTACATATTCTACAAACTCATCTAGCCGCGGCAATAGTGGTAGAGCACAGCCGATTCTTACCGAGTGGTCTGATTATATAAAGCTGGGTACGAACGACTTGTACAGCAGGCTTCCAACATCGGTGCAGGATGCGGTATCAAGCAATAGCGCTTCTGCGCCAGCACAAGAACCATCATGGTTCCAGCTATCGCGACTAGAACGTTTGATTGGGTTTGGGTGCTGTTTGGGTGCATCAatgctttgctttgttttatGCTTCTTTATGTTCCCAGTATTGGCTTTGCGGCCACGTAAGTTTGGTCTTTTATGGTCTGGCGGatcattgttgtttgttgtttcctTTGGTGTGTTGCAAGGACCTTATAGCTACATTGGCCATCTCTTGCTGCGGGAAAGAATCGTATTCAcagttgtgtttttttcatctaTATTGTTGACTATTTACTCAAGTGTGGTGCTAAAGAGCAGTATCTTGACAATATTCACAAGTATTATTGAGATTTTGGCTGTGTTGTACTACACAGTGAGCTATTTCCCATTTGGAGCTTCAACATTAACTTTCTTTACAAGTTATATAATGGGCTACGTTGGTGGACTCATTGGCGGGTTTTTGTAA